TCTTCGGACTCAGCCGAGAAAGACTCCACGtcgtttttatcttttatgcATAATATTCTATTCTCCTTGATCTCCTCGGGTTCCTGATTAGGACGGACGACAGTGAGTTAAATTGATCGTTATAggtaaaaatgaatttatcgAACGGTACGGTTCTTACCCAACATATTATCTTTTTGGCCGAGTGACTTTCTTCGATTGGAAGACCGAACGGAACCTGAATACAACCTCCATTGAATGATTTGTCTTTATAAACGACTGGCGCTGCTTTAAGTTTCTTCTGCCATTGCTGCTTGTGAGACTCGGAATGTCGAGACTTATCCTTGGAAGCTCTAGGAGCACTTTTCTTGCTATTAGATCTTGATTTTTGTTCGACCGACTCTTCACTGTATCTCCTGGGAGGCTTTCGTAATCTCTTTTCGGTAACAAGTGTATCGCCTCGACTACCTTCGTTAAAGAGAACGATTCTAGATTCATTGTGTTCTGAATTTGTTTTCGACGAGCTGCAACTTGAAAGTCTCTTCCTCTTTACAGGCCTGTTGTCTGACATATTCTCGTCATCCAAGCATGCAGTAGCACTACCCGAACAGCCCGAGGACCCGGTGCTAGATGAGATCATAAGTTTGCCTTCCTTCTGATCAAACGCCACATTATGCCCTGCAATCGTCAAACTACTTTTAAGCCGAATGTTACTTAATGAACTCCATTTATATACAGGTTCTGGCAACAGACCTCCAGTAAAAGACAAGTCAACGCCAATGTCCGTCGTACAAAAGCCTTGCGAGTAGCTACCGAAATCCACATTGCCTAGAAAAGAAGCATTGGATGAACCAGGAGCCAGATTGAAGATATCATCTGTGGTTCGACTGTTCGCTGAACAATGGAAACAGGAGACAGAGTCTGATCAAAATACTATATACAATTCGAAAGCAAATCAGTAGCAAACCACGTTACGGACGGTCTCACCGGTTCCTAGAAGTTTGTTACTCCCAGAACACACATCATCAGCTCCGTGCAGTTTTCCATCATGATCCTAGAAGTACGATATTATTTTCAACGATATTAAGAAGCCTACAAAGCTATAGCTATTCAAGACCGTATTCCTTAACTAAGATATCCTAACAGTATGACGAACCTAGCTTCATAGTATTCCTTAACTAAGTATAATACATAAGCACCGAGTTACGCATGCCGACTCCTAATTAGTGCTCGTAGAGAAAActcttagaaaaaaaatgcatagaAGAGATGACCCAGATTTTCAAACTACAGCAGAACACCTAATCATGTAAAACcagaaaaattacaaattatcgAACGTCAAGAATACGCAGCACAATATGCATTTAACGGGGAAAAGAACTTAAATTAAGGTTATTACTACAGTGAACGTGGGTGTCAGCAGCAAGGCAATACGTTTTCCATTACACAATGACACTTGGATTAAGGATACCTCTAAACTATATTGTCCTTTCCctaggcttctcctcaagatttttaaaatgcgtctgctagggagcggtttccacacccttataaaggatgcttcgttctcctccccaaccgatgtgggatctcacaatccaccccctttcggggcccaacgtctttgctagcacaccgcctcatgtccacccccctccCTTCCAGGCTCAAcctccttgttggcacatcacctaatgtctagctctaataccatttgtaacagcccaatcccaccgctagcaaatattgtcctctttgggttttccctttcgggcttagatttttaaaacgcgtttgctagggggaggtttcaacatgcttataaagaatgcttcgttctcctccccaaccgtggtgggatctcacaaaaatgaagaaacaaCCGTGCTAAAATACATAACAGTAAGATTGTACCTCTTGCTTGGTTCTCTCTCCTTCTAAAGTAAGGCTAGAATGCAATGATTCTGCAACAgagattttaaattcattaaaagaaagtaaatgaAGAACAGTGCGTGGGTAATAGTAATTTATGGTTTGTTCTAAAACAATGGTAGATGGTGGGGACATTGGATATCCACACGATCCTACAATGTCGAGTCGAAGGCAATCATAATATTCTAATCATCTAATTCCTATGTCGATGGCTACCATGGGGTTAAACCAATCAACCCGGAAGgctaaaagtaaaaaattgtGAACGATAGACAAAAGAATCCAAATTTCCCGATTAAAACAAACATGATTATACCAATTTGAATGAATAGCATGTTGACATCACTACCAAATGATAAACACATAAACAATGAAAATGTCAGTAAGTATTCCAAGTGAATCCAGATTTGAAGATCattgaaaaaaacataaaatcaagAGAAGCTTCAACACCCATCAATCCGATGTGTTGGTTGGAATGAAAATCATGGgcgatataatatttgaagatcATTTACAGTCAAATGAATCAACATACAGCTCGAACTGCAATAAGAAGATAGGTACTAATTAATCAATGAGATAATTACCACTATCGATCTTTATGTGATCAAAATCAACAGCGAACGAAAAATGTTCAATGCCTAAGCACTTGTGAGAGTGGAACGTGTTGAAATCTAGAACACTGCCAGAAAAGCATTTGTTAATTTCAGGTTCCAAGAAATGTTCCACCCCTAAGACATCATCTTCAGGAACA
This genomic interval from Cucurbita pepo subsp. pepo cultivar mu-cu-16 chromosome LG20, ASM280686v2, whole genome shotgun sequence contains the following:
- the LOC111783147 gene encoding uncharacterized protein LOC111783147 isoform X1, which gives rise to MSAASKETMMTSNQATKMFTYEFPDVDSDLSIFPVPEDDVLGVEHFLEPEINKCFSGSVLDFNTFHSHKCLGIEHFSFAVDFDHIKIDSESLHSSLTLEGERTKQEDHDGKLHGADDVCSGSNKLLGTANSRTTDDIFNLAPGSSNASFLGNVDFGSYSQGFCTTDIGVDLSFTGGHNVAFDQKEGKLMISSSTGSSGCSGSATACLDDENMSDNRPVKRKRLSSCSSSKTNSEHNESRIVLFNEGSRGDTLVTEKRLRKPPRRYSEESVEQKSRSNSKKSAPRASKDKSRHSESHKQQWQKKLKAAPVVYKDKSFNGGCIQVPFGLPIEESHSAKKIICWEPEEIKENRILCIKDKNDVESFSAESEDENTEDECATKVYNAQKGNSRRKHHISWTLSEVMKLIEGVSEYGVGRWTEIKRLQFSSSSHRTSVDLKDKWRNLLKASDTQLQNRRKQVVVGRKQTSQQVPESVLCRVRELAAIYPYPRENKSKNLCSAPSSSSFKSTANNMLISLPTVM
- the LOC111783147 gene encoding uncharacterized protein LOC111783147 isoform X2; the protein is MSAASKETMMTSNQATKMFTYEFPDVDSDLSIFPVPEDDVLGVEHFLEPEINKCFSGSVLDFNTFHSHKCLGIEHFSFAVDFDHIKIDSESLHSSLTLEGERTKQEDHDGKLHGADDVCSGSNKLLGTANSRTTDDIFNLAPGSSNASFLGNVDFGSYSQGFCTTDIGVDLSFTGGHNVAFDQKEGKLMISSSTGSSGCSGSATACLDDENMSDNRPVKRKRLSSCSSSKTNSEHNESRIVLFNEGSRGDTLVTEKRLRKPPRRYSEESVEQKSRSNSKKSAPRASKDKSRHSESHKQQWQKKLKAAPVVYKDKSFNGGCIQVPFGLPIEESHSAKKIICWEPEEIKENRILCIKDKNDVESFSAESEDENTEDECATKVYNAQKGNSRRKHHISWTLSEVMKLIEGVSEYGVGRWTEIKRLQFSSSSHRTSVDLKDKWRNLLKASDTQLQNRRKVVVGRKQTSQQVPESVLCRVRELAAIYPYPRENKSKNLCSAPSSSSFKSTANNMLISLPTVM
- the LOC111783147 gene encoding uncharacterized protein LOC111783147 isoform X3; this encodes MSFLIVLDFNTFHSHKCLGIEHFSFAVDFDHIKIDSESLHSSLTLEGERTKQEDHDGKLHGADDVCSGSNKLLGTANSRTTDDIFNLAPGSSNASFLGNVDFGSYSQGFCTTDIGVDLSFTGGHNVAFDQKEGKLMISSSTGSSGCSGSATACLDDENMSDNRPVKRKRLSSCSSSKTNSEHNESRIVLFNEGSRGDTLVTEKRLRKPPRRYSEESVEQKSRSNSKKSAPRASKDKSRHSESHKQQWQKKLKAAPVVYKDKSFNGGCIQVPFGLPIEESHSAKKIICWEPEEIKENRILCIKDKNDVESFSAESEDENTEDECATKVYNAQKGNSRRKHHISWTLSEVMKLIEGVSEYGVGRWTEIKRLQFSSSSHRTSVDLKDKWRNLLKASDTQLQNRRKQVVVGRKQTSQQVPESVLCRVRELAAIYPYPRENKSKNLCSAPSSSSFKSTANNMLISLPTVM